A window of Halomonas sp. H10-9-1 contains these coding sequences:
- the hflC gene encoding protease modulator HflC, whose product MINNRSLLIVGGLAAVAWLASNSLYVVDETERAVKLRFGEIIEENIQPGLHFKVPITQTVRTFDTRLLTLDTDPSRYLTLEQKAVIVDSYVKWQVINPTQYYEATAGDELMASRLIQPRVDESLRNEFGRLDLQQIIAERRDDLMTGPTEELDQLLRDELGVAIRDIRVKRIDLPEDVSSAVYERMRSEREREAREWRAQGQEEAERIRANADRRRQVLLAQANERAETLRGEGDAEAAAIFAESYGQDEEFFSFWRSLNAYRDSFAGDDNMLVLDPSSDFFQYLKSPAVVGGE is encoded by the coding sequence ATGATCAATAATCGTTCCCTGCTCATTGTCGGCGGCCTGGCAGCCGTCGCCTGGCTGGCCAGCAACAGCCTCTACGTGGTCGACGAGACCGAGCGTGCGGTCAAGCTGCGCTTCGGTGAGATCATCGAGGAGAATATCCAGCCGGGCCTGCACTTCAAGGTGCCAATCACCCAGACGGTGCGCACCTTCGATACCCGGTTGCTGACCCTGGATACCGACCCCAGCCGCTACCTGACCCTGGAGCAGAAGGCGGTGATCGTTGACTCCTACGTCAAGTGGCAGGTGATCAACCCGACCCAGTACTACGAGGCCACGGCGGGTGACGAGCTGATGGCCAGCCGGCTGATCCAGCCGCGGGTCGACGAGAGCCTGCGTAACGAGTTCGGTCGCCTCGACCTGCAGCAGATCATCGCCGAGCGTCGCGATGACCTGATGACCGGCCCCACCGAGGAGCTCGACCAGCTGCTGCGCGATGAGCTGGGGGTGGCCATCCGTGATATCCGCGTCAAGCGTATCGACCTGCCCGAGGATGTCTCCTCCGCGGTTTACGAGCGCATGCGCTCCGAGCGCGAGCGCGAGGCCCGCGAGTGGCGCGCCCAGGGTCAGGAGGAGGCCGAGCGGATCCGCGCCAATGCCGACCGGCGTCGGCAGGTGCTGCTGGCCCAGGCCAACGAGCGTGCCGAGACCCTGAGGGGTGAAGGCGACGCCGAGGCCGCGGCCATCTTCGCCGAGTCCTACGGTCAGGATGAGGAGTTCTTCAGCTTCTGGCGCAGCCTGAATGCCTATCGCGACAGCTTCGCCGGCGACGACAACATGCTGGTCCTGGACCCCTCCAGCGACTTCTTCCAGTACCTGAAGAGCCCCGCGGTAGTTGGCGGGGAGTAA